GGGTATAGTAGTGTTACAGTCGAAGATACAGAGGAAGCTGTATCTGATGTAACACTACTATCTGTTATATCAGTAGTATACAAGCAGGTAGAAATTATGGAAAAACAAACAAATAATATTGAAAGGTTAGAAACATTGGTAGAAAAATTACTTACTGCAGAAGAAGAAAAAAATAAGCAATTAGATATACCTGCAGATAATGAAACAAAGATTAAGTTTGTTGATCCTAGTGAGCCAGTAATGAAAAAAGGCATTTTCAGCCGTCTCTTTAATAAAAAAGAATAGCCGATTACAACGCTGGTTAAAGCAAAATCGTGTATTGAGCGTGGTCATAAAAAAAGAACCCTGCTGTTAAAGGGTTCTGGATACACGATTTTATCTAATTTCATGTATCAACTAAATATCAAAAAAAGAAGGAGTATTTACTATGAAAAAAACAAAAAAAGAATTATACAAGATCTTATAGTCATAATTTTGGTAGTTTTTTTATATTTTATATTTGATGGTTTTGCATTCAAAAATACTTATTACGATTTAACATTTATCTATTCTGTAGTGGGTATTAGCTTCGCATTTCGCTTATTATTTGACTTAAACACGTTTAAAAATAAATAAACACTATTAGTAGGGCGTACCCGCATTGATAACTACCTGCGATTTTTTTGCTTTTAAGTTAAAAAAAATTGTCTTGATTTAATAAGGATCTGAATACACGATTCTATGTCAATTCATGTATTTATAAAAATTCAAATTAGTGATTCTAAAAAAAACTAACCCCATATTGGTCTAAGTATGATGATAACAATAGCTAATATTTTTTAGAAAAGTAAATATCCAAAAAAAGAACCTTGTCAAGACAAGGTTCTAGATACATATTTCTAAGAAATTTCATCTGTTTTAAAATTGTTGCTTATGGCCAAATAAATCTGAATGAGTTCCAGTTTGAACGACCGTAAGAATAAGTTGTTTATCATCAATTAAATAAATCAAAAGCCAATCAGGATTAATATGTAACTCTCTAACAGGACGTTTTTGCCCTACTAAAGAGTGATCATTATGTTTTTCATCTAATGGTTCTTGATTCACTAATTTTTTTAGTATTTCTACAAAATTTTCTTCTTTATACCGACCACTACTAATCATTTTCTTGTACTGCTTTTTAAATAAAGAGGTTTTCCTTAGTTTCAGCATATTATCCTCTACGACCTTAAATCTTTCATAAAGTTATCTACAGTATCATATACTTGAGCCTCAATCTTGCCATCTTGAATAGCATAAGCTTCTTCAATAGCTTTTTTAGTCTCAGTATTTGGTTTATCTAGCGTAATTTCAAACGGAAAACCATTAGTCCTAACAGCTGTACTTAAAAAGATCTTAATAGCCTCATTAGTAGATGTACCTAAGTTATTGAACAGTTCATCTGATTTTTCTTTTAATTCATTTTCCATGCGTATTTGAACATTTTTTGTAGTCAACTTAAACACTCCTTTCTACTCTTTTATTCTATCACTATTATCAAGAAAAATCAATATAATAAGATTGACTATCAATACAAATGAAATGTATTTAAAGGCAATATATATACATCCATGACTTTATAAGATTTCATGTATGAAACAATCACAACTTAGGTATATGTTATTATCAACAGAACTATAAAAAAGGAGGGCTTCTTTTGTATTTAGGAATTGCCGCATTTTTACTTTTTGTAATTAGCTTTAGCTGGTCTTTGAAAAATAAAAAAAATAGATAAAAAAGAATCCTGATATAAAAGGGTTCGGGATACACGGTTCTATAGAATTTCATGTATTAGTCTAAAAATATTTA
The window above is part of the Carnobacterium iners genome. Proteins encoded here:
- a CDS encoding type II toxin-antitoxin system RelB/DinJ family antitoxin, with translation MTTKNVQIRMENELKEKSDELFNNLGTSTNEAIKIFLSTAVRTNGFPFEITLDKPNTETKKAIEEAYAIQDGKIEAQVYDTVDNFMKDLRS
- a CDS encoding type II toxin-antitoxin system YafQ family toxin, whose protein sequence is MLKLRKTSLFKKQYKKMISSGRYKEENFVEILKKLVNQEPLDEKHNDHSLVGQKRPVRELHINPDWLLIYLIDDKQLILTVVQTGTHSDLFGHKQQF